ATGCGGCCTTCAACAACGCCGGCGGCAGCGGCCACCCGCCGACGCCGCTTGCCGACGTTGCCGTCGAAGCGTTCGACAGCGCCGTGCGGGTCAACCTGCGCGGCGCGTTCCTCTGCATGAAGTACGAGATCCCCGCCATGCTCGCGGGCGGCGGAGGCGCAATCGTCAACATGTCCTCCACCGCCGGCTTCAGGGGTGTGCCCGGCCTCGCCGCCTACGTTTCCACCAAGCATGGCATCATCGGCCTCACCCAAGCCGCGGCGCTCGACTACGCGCAGCGGGGCATCCGTGTCAACGCGGTCGCACCGGGGCCGATCCTCAGCGAGCGTCTCGCGGCGCTGAGCGACGAACAGCGTGCGCCGGTCGTACGCGCCGTGCCGATGCAGCGCATCGGCCGCCCCGAGGAGGTTGCCGCCACCGTTGCCTGGCTCTGCTCCGACCGGGCCTCGTTCATCACCGGGGAGACGATCGCCGTCGACGGCGGCCGGCTCTCCTCCGGCGCATAGCACCGCACCCCGCCCTCGCAGGCGAAGGCCGTCTCGTCCGTTCAGGAAGTCCGTGGTTAGCAAAGGGTGCCTGGTTGGGACACAACTCCGCCACGGATCCCGCAAGGACGCACCTGTCCCGCCGCCGTCGCACGTCGCCTCGGTACGCTCCCGAAGTTCCTTCCCGTGTCGGGAAGGGACAACCGAGCCTGAGCGAGGCAGAGTTAGGCGCCCCGCCGCAACTGCCGCGCGTCGAATCAATCCGGCGCAGCATCCGGCGGCCGCAGCGCCACGCTCGCGCTCAGCCCGCCCGGCGAAGGCCGGCGCGGCTCGCGGCTGCCGCAGTCGAACGGGCTGTTGCCATTGGATGGGCCACCTCGACCGCGTATGCGCTTCTGCCGCCACATGCGCAACGGCATCAGGAGCCGGCCAAATACTCCGGGTGGGCGAGGAAGGCCGGCGCCCAGAAGCGAGGGCGCCTGTTTGGCGTTCTTCGCCTCGATGACCATGCCGGCGCCGTCGGGCCAGTGCAGCAGCGCTTCGGCCTCCGCCAGCTCACGGCATCGGTACTGCTCGCGGCATAGGATCAATCCGGGATACGCGAACCTCTCGCCCGCATGCAGGGCCCCTCTGGTGATGTGCCCGCCGGGTTGATCACACAGCCGCCGGCCGATGTAGTACGCCACGGCCGCCTCCGTTCGCTGCTGTAACGCCACTGCCGTTCATTCTATCCCGCTCCGAGCCGTCACCACATTCGTAGGCAAGCGCCCGGTCGCGGCGTATGCTGGCACGCACACGGACCGGGAGGAGACGCGATCATGGCGCTGCGAAGCGGGGCCGAGTATCTGGCCGGGCTGCGCGACGGCCGCGCGATCTGGCTGCGCGGCAAGCGCGTGGCCGATGTCACGACCGAGCCGGGCCTCGCCCGCACGGCGCAGACCATCGCCGCCTACTACGACTTCCAGAGCCGTCCCGCCCTGCGCGACCTGATGACCTACGACACCGACGACGGCGAGCGCGCTCCGCTCTCTTTCATCCAGCCGCGCAGCAAAGACGACCTGCGCCGCCGCGCCGACGCCTTCGCCGCCTGGGCGGAGGTCTCGTGCGGGCTGATGGGACGCAGCCCCGACTACATGAACGCCGCCGTCGCCGCCGTGGGCATGGCCCGGGATTTCTGGGGCCGCAACGACCCGGAGATGGGTGAGCACGCGCAGAACGTCTACCTGCGCTGCCGGCGCGGCGACCTCTGCCTCACCCACACCTTCATCACGCCGATGGTGGACCGCTTCAAAGCGCTCAAGGACCAGGAGCCCTACACCAACGCCGGCGTCGTGCGCCGGACGGAAGACGGCATCATCGTGCGCGGCGCCAAGAGCGTCGCCACGCTGGCGCCCTTCGCCGACGAGAACCTGCTGCTCTCGCTCGGCGCGTTGAACAAGCTGGAGCCGGAGAGCGCCGACTACGCCCTCTGCTTCAACCTGCCGCTGGACACGCCCGGTCTCAGCTTCATCGGCCGCGACGTGCTGGACGACGGCTCCTCGCACTTCGACCGGCCGCTCGCCGGCCGCTTCGAGGAGATGGACTGTCTCGCCGTCTTCGACGACGTACTGGTGCCCTGGGAACTGGTCTACGCCTGCCGCGACGTGGATATCGGCAACGAGGCGGTGCGCGGCCTGCACTTCACCGAGTCGCTGGGGCACCAGGTGGTCTGCAAGAACGTGGCGAAGACGCGCTTCCTGCTGGGCCTCGCGCACCTGCTGGCCGAGTCGACGCAGGTAAGCAGTTTCATCAACGTGCAGGAGAAGCTGGGCGATATCACCACGGCGCTGATGACGATGGAGTCGCTGGCGCTGGCCGCGGTCGAGGGCGCCTATCAAGCCGACAACGGCTTCTGGTACTGCAATCCGGCCGCGATCAACGCCGCCCTGCGCCTCTACCCCGACTTTTATGTGCAGATCATCGATCACCTGAAGCAGCTCGGCGGCAGCGGCTACGTGGTGATGCCCGCGGAGGCCACGCTCGACGCGCTCGGCGTGGCGGTCGAGAGCTACTTCCGCGGCGCCACGCTGGACGCGCACGGCAAAGTCCAGCTCTTCCGCCTGGCCTGGGACATCGCCGGCAGCGGCTGGGGCGGACGCCAGGAGCTCTACGAGCGCTTCTTCTTCGGCGACCGCACGCGCATGCGCGCCGGTCTCTACCTGGGCTACGACAAAAGCGAGGCGATCGCCATGGTGCGCCGCATCCTGGAGCCGCCGCGGCCCGGGGCGCCGCTGCCGCTGCCCGAGCGCTTTGCGGCTCAAACGGCCGCGAGCGGCAGATAAGGCGAGCAGCCGAGGGCCCTACGTCAGCTTCGACAGGAAACGGCCGGCTTTGGCGATCCGCTGCGGACTCTCTTTCAGCACGTAGTCGTAGAGCGCCACGGGGATGCCGAACGAGTAGGTCGGGTAGGCGTGGATGCTGCCGATCACGTCGTCTACCGTCGGCTGGTTGTTCATCGCCAGCGTCAGCTCGTTGATCAGCTCGCCCGCGTTCGCTCCGGCGATATGCGCACCGATGAAGCAGCGCTTTCCGTCGATCAGGAACGTCATCAGCCCGATCGGATCCTGGTCGGTGATCGCGCGCTCGAGCCGCGCGTACGAGCAGCGCACCACCGAGAACGCCTTGCCGCGCTACTTCGCCTCGTCCTCGGTCAGCCCGACATGCGCGATCTCCGGGTCGGTGAAGGTCACCCAGGGCACATGGCCGGGTTTGAACGGCAGCCGCAGCGGCAGGAAGGCGTTGCGCACCGCCGCCGCCTGGTAGCCCGCGTAGTGCGTGAACTGCATACCGCCGACCACGTCGCCCGCCGCCCAGATGTGCTTGACGTTCGTCTGCAAGCGCCGGTTGACCGCGATGCCGCGCTTGCCGAGCTTCACGCCCGCCGCTGCGAGCCGCAGCCCCTCCACGTTCGGCGCGCGGCCCACCGCGACGAGGATCTCGTCCACGCGCAGCTCACCCGCGTGCTCGCCGGCCTGCGGCGCTCCTTGTGCAGCCGGATCCGGGCGCCGGCACGGCCGGCCCCGCCGCTCGCGTTTGCCCGCGGCATGGGTGATCGCCAACGCGGAAGGCCGAGGCGATTGCCCCGGCCCTCCGCAAGCCCGTGCGGCGGTTCGCCCTACGGTCCGATCGTAATCGTCGCACCCGCGTCGCTGAACACCCAGGCGCCCTTGCCCGGGGGCAGCACGGAGCTGACCGCATAGTTGTTGGCCGATGGGTCAAAGATGTAGACCACGTCGGCGCCGCGCACGTTCACCGTCTGCGTCTGGCTGGGGTTGCCCACCATGATGAACTGCCCCGCCGGCGCGTTGATCGTGATGCTGCTCTGCGTCGAGGCCACCAGCGGCACGTTCGTCGGCCCGTTGAAGAACACCCAGTAGCCGCGGCCGGCCACGATCGGGCTGCCCTGCGGCAGGATCTCGTAGTTGTCGTCGCCGGCCTGGAAGGTGTAGAGCGGCCCGTTGCCGCTGGCGAAGGTCTGCCCGTTGCCGCCGGCCACGATGTTCCAGCCCGCCGGATAGAGGGCGCTCGGCCCCGTCGGCGCGGGCGTGGGCGTCGGCGACGGCGCGGCGACCGTCACCATCGTCGTGGCGCTGCCCGTGGCGGCCGGGGTGCTGGCGCTGCTGGCCGTGACCGTCACGGTGAAGCTGCCCGCGGCGGCGAAGGTGTGCGTCACGCTCTGGCCGGTCGTGTTCGCCGTTCCGTCGCCCCAGCTCCACGTGTAGACCACGTCGGCGGGCACGCTGCCGGTGGCGCTCACCGAGTAGCCGACCGAAGCGCCGGCCGTCGCCGTGGTTGGGCCGCTGATCGTCAGGCTCAGCCCCTGGCTGGGCACGCCGATCGTCGCCGTGGTCTTATCGACGCCGACCTGGCCGGTGGTGGCGCTGGAGGCGTTCAGCGTCACGTTGAACGTGCCGGTCGTGTTGTAGGCGTGG
Above is a window of Dehalococcoidia bacterium DNA encoding:
- a CDS encoding glucose 1-dehydrogenase: MTALQPSSGSDARPGDLLAGTVAIITGASRGIGAATARAFAAAGASVVLAARDQAALAGVEQSITRAGGSALAVPTDVGDAAAVERLVQITCERFGRLDAAFNNAGGSGHPPTPLADVAVEAFDSAVRVNLRGAFLCMKYEIPAMLAGGGGAIVNMSSTAGFRGVPGLAAYVSTKHGIIGLTQAAALDYAQRGIRVNAVAPGPILSERLAALSDEQRAPVVRAVPMQRIGRPEEVAATVAWLCSDRASFITGETIAVDGGRLSSGA
- a CDS encoding 4-hydroxyphenylacetate 3-hydroxylase N-terminal domain-containing protein, coding for MALRSGAEYLAGLRDGRAIWLRGKRVADVTTEPGLARTAQTIAAYYDFQSRPALRDLMTYDTDDGERAPLSFIQPRSKDDLRRRADAFAAWAEVSCGLMGRSPDYMNAAVAAVGMARDFWGRNDPEMGEHAQNVYLRCRRGDLCLTHTFITPMVDRFKALKDQEPYTNAGVVRRTEDGIIVRGAKSVATLAPFADENLLLSLGALNKLEPESADYALCFNLPLDTPGLSFIGRDVLDDGSSHFDRPLAGRFEEMDCLAVFDDVLVPWELVYACRDVDIGNEAVRGLHFTESLGHQVVCKNVAKTRFLLGLAHLLAESTQVSSFINVQEKLGDITTALMTMESLALAAVEGAYQADNGFWYCNPAAINAALRLYPDFYVQIIDHLKQLGGSGYVVMPAEATLDALGVAVESYFRGATLDAHGKVQLFRLAWDIAGSGWGGRQELYERFFFGDRTRMRAGLYLGYDKSEAIAMVRRILEPPRPGAPLPLPERFAAQTAASGR
- a CDS encoding FAD-dependent oxidoreductase; the protein is MAITHAAGKRERRGRPCRRPDPAAQGAPQAGEHAGELRVDEILVAVGRAPNVEGLRLAAAGVKLGKRGIAVNRRLQTNVKHIWAAGDVVGGMQFTHYAGYQAAAVRNAFLPLRLPFKPGHVPWVTFTDPEIAHVGLTEDEAK
- a CDS encoding PKD domain-containing protein produces the protein MRGQGKGRWAAWIAGAALAGIGLLAALSLGEAPSRGALAQTGAGGCPSPSPATTSTPSASAPFAVSIGGPCTGQTNIPITFTATVQNAGMSTSDLTYLWNFGDGSFGSGATVQHAYATASTTPYNVSVSVTGNGRSATANTTVTITQSLTISAGGPYKGGVGQAITFNASGTVPADTVFTWDFGDSTTATGKQVAHAYNTTGTFNVTLNASSATTGQVGVDKTTATIGVPSQGLSLTISGPTTATAGASVGYSVSATGSVPADVVYTWSWGDGTANTTGQSVTHTFAAAGSFTVTVTASSASTPAATGSATTMVTVAAPSPTPTPAPTGPSALYPAGWNIVAGGNGQTFASGNGPLYTFQAGDDNYEILPQGSPIVAGRGYWVFFNGPTNVPLVASTQSSITINAPAGQFIMVGNPSQTQTVNVRGADVVYIFDPSANNYAVSSVLPPGKGAWVFSDAGATITIGP